One Paroedura picta isolate Pp20150507F chromosome 16, Ppicta_v3.0, whole genome shotgun sequence genomic region harbors:
- the RABEP2 gene encoding rab GTPase-binding effector protein 2 isoform X2: MEEPQRVQEVGALPRDPDPEETIRSLQVQLAAALAEVETVRAVAAVSESTKHEAVEAVRRHCQEEVASLQAILKDTISSYEARLSSLERDSRENVWSRLLPRSSPSDSLEKQMEKAQEDTERLRAIVLPLEQEIEVLKGKLFKAEGRVRELQGEQVSHYSSLETLLTDTGPPAGPGDDHSSSEDGGVAEKFASGFDSVSIASAPLLVPSPGPLVRLRRSPSPETASIASSTATLVPETIYLPPPGYQLVPDSEWTQLHHKVRKQKEALERLSQEKTNLEEVLQRSSKECSKLVEVLGAQVHNSEELLRSLQNSVSRSQQQTQEQLADLASSHKRLSYEMHRLGSENEGMPTAPVPGMDVKIQRSASPLQDLQVMVSQQRLEAESQLRCAEHQAERLRIEIMSLREKVDQEVVARSGLQGELEREREEKASFNSIRSEMERMQQGRDEGKENQGQTDTSPKKEASSAQDGNQL, from the exons ATGGAAG agcctcagcggGTGCAGGAGGTGGGCGCTCTCCCCAGAGACCCTGACCCCGAGGAGACGATCCGAAGCCTGCAAGTCCAATTGGCGGCTGCGTTGGCAGAGGTCGAAACCGTCCGGGCTGTAGCTGCTGTGAGCGAGAGCACCAAGCATGAGGCCGTGGAGGCTGTGCGGCGCCACTGCCAAGAAGAGGTGGCTTCCCTGCAGGCAATTCTGAAGG ACACCATCTCTAGTTACGAGGCGCGCCTTTCCTCTCTGGAGCGTGACAGCCGGGAGAATGTGTGGAGCCGTCTCTTGCCACGGAGTAGCCCGTCAGATTCTTTGGAGAAACAGATGGAGAAG gCACAGGAAGACACGGAGCGGCTCCGGGCCATTGTGCTGCCTTTGGAGCAGGAAATCGAGGTGCTGAAGGGGAAGCTGTTCAAGGCGGAGGGGCGGGTTCGGGAGCTGCagggggagcag GTCAGCCATTATAGCTCATTAGAAACCCTGCTCACCGACACGGGACCCCCTGCTGGACCAGGAGATGACCACAGTTCCTCCGAAGACGGAGGGGTGGCGGAGAAATTTGCCTCGGGCTTCGACAGTGTCTCCATTGCCTCTGCGCCCCTGCTGGTGCCGAGCCCTGGGCCTCTGGTCCGGCTTAGGCGCTCTCCCAGCCCAGAGACGGCATCAATTGCTTCCTCCACTGCAACCCTGGTGCCAGAGACCATCTACCTACCGCCTCCTGGGTACCAGCTGGTGCCGGACTCAGAATGGACGCAACTTCACCACAAG GTGCGGAAGCAGAAGGAGGCTCTCGAAAGGCTGTCCCAGGAAAAGACCAACCTGGAGGAGGTTCTGCAGCGGAGCAGCAAGGAGTGCAGCAAGCTG GTTGAGGTCCTTGGTGCTCAGGTCCACAACTCCGAGGAGCTTCTGCGGAGCCTCCAGAACTCAGTGAGCAGGAGCCAGCAGCAGACTCAGGAGCAGCTG gctgaccTGGCCTCATCCCACAAGCGCCTGAGCTACGAAATGCATCGCCTTGGCTCGGAAAACGAGGGGATGCCCACAGCCCCTGTCCCAGGGATGGACGTGAAGATCCAGCGCTCGGCCAGCCCCCTCCAG GACTTGCAGGTCATGGTGAGCCAGCAGAGGCTGGAGGCCGAATCGCAGCTGCGGTGCGCGGAGCACCAGGCCGAACGGCTGCGGATAGAGATCATGTCCCTGCGGGAGAAGGTGGACCAGGAGGTCGTGGCCAGGTCGGGACTGCAGGGGGAGctagagagagagcgagaggaaAAAG cctcttTTAACAGCATCaggagtgaaatggaaagaatgcAGCAAGGACGGGATGAGGGGAAGGAAAACCAG GGCCAGACAGACACATCTCCCAAGAAAGAAGCCAGCAGCGCCCAGGATGGAAATCAGCTTTAg
- the RABEP2 gene encoding rab GTPase-binding effector protein 2 isoform X1 encodes MEEPQRVQEVGALPRDPDPEETIRSLQVQLAAALAEVETVRAVAAVSESTKHEAVEAVRRHCQEEVASLQAILKDTISSYEARLSSLERDSRENVWSRLLPRSSPSDSLEKQMEKAQEDTERLRAIVLPLEQEIEVLKGKLFKAEGRVRELQGEQVSHYSSLETLLTDTGPPAGPGDDHSSSEDGGVAEKFASGFDSVSIASAPLLVPSPGPLVRLRRSPSPETASIASSTATLVPETIYLPPPGYQLVPDSEWTQLHHKVRKQKEALERLSQEKTNLEEVLQRSSKECSKLVEVLGAQVHNSEELLRSLQNSVSRSQQQTQEQLADLASSHKRLSYEMHRLGSENEGMPTAPVPGMDVKIQRSASPLQDLQVMVSQQRLEAESQLRCAEHQAERLRIEIMSLREKVDQEVVARSGLQGELEREREEKELLQASFNSIRSEMERMQQGRDEGKENQGQTDTSPKKEASSAQDGNQL; translated from the exons ATGGAAG agcctcagcggGTGCAGGAGGTGGGCGCTCTCCCCAGAGACCCTGACCCCGAGGAGACGATCCGAAGCCTGCAAGTCCAATTGGCGGCTGCGTTGGCAGAGGTCGAAACCGTCCGGGCTGTAGCTGCTGTGAGCGAGAGCACCAAGCATGAGGCCGTGGAGGCTGTGCGGCGCCACTGCCAAGAAGAGGTGGCTTCCCTGCAGGCAATTCTGAAGG ACACCATCTCTAGTTACGAGGCGCGCCTTTCCTCTCTGGAGCGTGACAGCCGGGAGAATGTGTGGAGCCGTCTCTTGCCACGGAGTAGCCCGTCAGATTCTTTGGAGAAACAGATGGAGAAG gCACAGGAAGACACGGAGCGGCTCCGGGCCATTGTGCTGCCTTTGGAGCAGGAAATCGAGGTGCTGAAGGGGAAGCTGTTCAAGGCGGAGGGGCGGGTTCGGGAGCTGCagggggagcag GTCAGCCATTATAGCTCATTAGAAACCCTGCTCACCGACACGGGACCCCCTGCTGGACCAGGAGATGACCACAGTTCCTCCGAAGACGGAGGGGTGGCGGAGAAATTTGCCTCGGGCTTCGACAGTGTCTCCATTGCCTCTGCGCCCCTGCTGGTGCCGAGCCCTGGGCCTCTGGTCCGGCTTAGGCGCTCTCCCAGCCCAGAGACGGCATCAATTGCTTCCTCCACTGCAACCCTGGTGCCAGAGACCATCTACCTACCGCCTCCTGGGTACCAGCTGGTGCCGGACTCAGAATGGACGCAACTTCACCACAAG GTGCGGAAGCAGAAGGAGGCTCTCGAAAGGCTGTCCCAGGAAAAGACCAACCTGGAGGAGGTTCTGCAGCGGAGCAGCAAGGAGTGCAGCAAGCTG GTTGAGGTCCTTGGTGCTCAGGTCCACAACTCCGAGGAGCTTCTGCGGAGCCTCCAGAACTCAGTGAGCAGGAGCCAGCAGCAGACTCAGGAGCAGCTG gctgaccTGGCCTCATCCCACAAGCGCCTGAGCTACGAAATGCATCGCCTTGGCTCGGAAAACGAGGGGATGCCCACAGCCCCTGTCCCAGGGATGGACGTGAAGATCCAGCGCTCGGCCAGCCCCCTCCAG GACTTGCAGGTCATGGTGAGCCAGCAGAGGCTGGAGGCCGAATCGCAGCTGCGGTGCGCGGAGCACCAGGCCGAACGGCTGCGGATAGAGATCATGTCCCTGCGGGAGAAGGTGGACCAGGAGGTCGTGGCCAGGTCGGGACTGCAGGGGGAGctagagagagagcgagaggaaAAAG AACTCTTGCAAG cctcttTTAACAGCATCaggagtgaaatggaaagaatgcAGCAAGGACGGGATGAGGGGAAGGAAAACCAG GGCCAGACAGACACATCTCCCAAGAAAGAAGCCAGCAGCGCCCAGGATGGAAATCAGCTTTAg